Genomic DNA from Klebsiella variicola:
ATGACTTCAATCAGTAACGACTCTGCATTAACGCCGCGGACACAACGTGACACCCGGCGGATGAACTGGTTTGTTTCTATCGCTGCGGCGGTAGCGGGGTTGCTCTTTGGCCTGGATATCGGCGTGATATCCGGGGCGCTGCCCTTTATTACCGACCACTTCACCTTATCCAGCCAGCTTCAGGAGTGGGTGGTCAGCAGTATGATGTTGGGGGCGGCGATCGGTGCGCTGTTTAACGGCTGGCTGTCGTTCCGCCTCGGCCGTAAATACAGCCTGATGGCGGGGGCTGTGCTCTTTGTTGCCGGCTCTATCGGCTCCGCTTTTGCCGCCAGCGTGGAGGTGCTGCTGATAGCCCGCGTGGTGTTGGGGGTGGCCGTCGGGATCGCTTCCTATACCGCGCCGTTGTACCTCTCCGAGATGGCCAGTGAGAACGTGCGCGGGAAAATGATCAGTATGTACCAGCTGATGGTGACCCTCGGCATTGTGCTGGCGTTTCTTTCCGATACCGCCTTTAGCTACAGCGGTAACTGGCGCGCCATGTTAGGCGTGCTGGCGCTGCCGGCGGTGATCCTGATTATTCTGGTCGTCTTTTTGCCGAACAGCCCGCGCTGGCTGGCGGAGAAAGGACGCCATATCGAAGCGGAAGAGGTGCTGCGGATGCTGCGCGATACCTCGGAAAAGGCGCGCGACGAGCTTAACGAGATCCGTGAGAGCCTGAAGCTGAAGCAGGGCGGCTGGGCGTTGTTTAAGGTCAATCGTAACGTGCGCCGGGCGGTGTTCCTTGGCATGCTGCTGCAGGCGATGCAGCAGTTCACCGGCATGAACATCATCATGTACTACGCGCCGCGTATCTTTAAAATGGCGGGCTTTACCACTACCGAACAGCAGATGATCGCCACTCTGGTGGTGGGCCTGACCTTTATGTTTGCCACCTTTATTGCGGTGTTCACGGTGGATAAAGCGGGTCGTAAGCCGGCGCTAAAAATCGGCTTTAGCGTGATGGCGCTGGGCACCCTGGTGCTGGGTTACTGCCTGATGCAGTTCGACAATGGCACCGCCTCCAGCGGTCTCTCCTGGCTTTCCGTCGGCATGACCATGATGTGTATTGCCGGGTATGCGATGAGCGCGGCGCCGGTGGTGTGGATCCTCTGCTCCGAGATCCAGCCGCTGAAATGCCGCGATTTCGGTATCACCTGCTCGACCACCACCAACTGGGTGTCGAACATGATCATCGGCGCCACCTTCCTGACGCTGCTTGACGCGATTGGCGCCGCCGGTACCTTCTGGCTCTACACGGTGCTCAACGTGGCCTTTATCGGCGTCACCTTCTGGCTGATCCCGGAAACCAAGAATGTCACCCTCGAGCACATTGAGCGCAACCTGATGGCGGGCGAGAAGCTGCGCAACATCGGTAACCGTTAATGTGAGGCGCGCGGCAACCACGGGCTGGCGACTTTGCGCGTCTCCCGATGGTTGTCGCCGTGAATGATATGCAGGGCGCTCAGGCGCCCGATGTCGTAGTGCGGCAGCTGCACCGTGGAAAGCGGCGGCAGAAACAGATCGCCAATGCCCACCATATTGTCGTATCCCACCACCGCCACGTCCTGGGGAATGCGTAACCCCTGACCCAGCAGCGTCTGATAGACCATAAACGCGATGCGATCGTTGCCGCAGATCACCGAGTCAAAGCCAGGTTTACCCTCGCGGATATGCGCCAGCACCACCGCCGGGATATCGTGGTAATGCTCATCGCCCTGGCCCATATACGAATGGATCAGATGGTCCGGTTCGATACCCGCCTCCCGGCAGGCGCGCTCCAGCCCCTGGCGGCGGCGGATCGTCGCCAGCTGGCTGGCGGGTAAGTGCAGGCACAGCGGATGACGATAGCCAGCGGCAAGCAGGGCTTTCACCGCGTCGTACTGGCCCTGTTCATCGTCCGGGATATAGCTGGCCACCGGCTGGCTGAGGCTTTCGCAGTTGGCCAGCACGCAGGGCAGAGTCAGCAGTTTGTCCGGCAGCGGCACCTGGCGCAGCCCCATGGTGGTAAAGATAATGCCGTCCGGACGGTGGGAGAGGAGCAGGTCGACCACCGCTTCCGGACTATCGTCCGAAAACATGTTGACCACAAAGCTGTTCCAGCCGTGGGCGCGGGCGGTCTCTTCGATCGAGAGGGTGATCTCCACCGAAAAGGGTGTGGTGACGGTATCCAGCGCCAGCACGCCGATGGTGCTGGGGGTGGCGCGCGCCCCGCGGATCTTCTTCGCCGACAGGTCGGGGACGTAGTTGGTCTCGGCGATGGCGGCCTGCACGCGGGCCAGGGTCTCCGGCTTGAGCCGCTCCGGGGTGTTCAGCGCCCGCGAGACGGTCATCAGAGATACATTCGCCAGTTTTGCTACATCTTTCAGGGACGCCATTTTTTCCTCCGCCGTGGCTGCAGAGTACAGGCTATACAACTAAGTCGCTGATGTAAAAGAGTGAAACGATTTTCTGCTATCGCCGTCCTGAACGCTGCCGCGGTTAATATTTGATCGCGATCGCATCTTCATTATGTTAACGTTAACTTTTGTGATTAACATCATGTATCGCAGCGAATCCCCCTGCGTTTTGTTTTTTGTTAACGTTACCATAATTGCATTCCTCTAACACGAGAATGTCATGATGAAAGCGCATCACTCACACAGCTACCCGTTGCTCAGTGCCTTACTGTTTTTCTTTTTCGTGACCTGGTCGTCATCCGGCTCCTTGCTCTCTATCTGGCTTCACCAGGAGGTTGGGTTAAAGGCTGGCGATACCGGTATTATCTATGCCGTACTGTCGGTTTCCGCGCTGTTTGCGCAAGTTTGCTATGGCTTCATTCAGGACAAACTGGGGCTGCGCAAACATCTGCTCTGGTATATCACCGCGCTGCTGATCCTCTCCGGTCCGGCGTATCTGCTGTTCGGCCACCTGCTGAAGATTAACGTCCTGTTGGGCAGCATCTTCGGCGGGATCTACATCGGCCTGACCTTTAACGGCGGCATTGGCGTGCTGGAATCCTACACCGAGCGCGTGGCGCGTCAGAGCCAGTTTGAATTCGGCAGGGCACGGATGTGGGGCTCGCTCGGCTGGGCGGTGGCCACCTTCTTCGCCGGCCTGCTGTTTAATATCAATCCGCAGCTTAATTTCCTCGTCGCCAGTTGCTCAGGGCTGGTGTTCTTTATCCTGCTGGCGCGGCTGCGGGTCTCCTCGGCGCCGCATGCGATGCAGGAGGCGGTATCGGGCGGTAAGGTGACGCTGGAAGATGCGCTGCGCCTGCTGACGCTGCCGCGGTTCTGGGCGCTGGTCTTTTTCGTCATCGGCACCTGCATCTACGGCGTCTATGACCAGCAGTTCCCGGTCTATTTCTCATCGCAGTTCGCGACCCTGCAGGAAGGCAATGAGATGTATGGTTATCTCAACTCCTTCCAGGTGTTCCTCGAGGCGGCCGGCATGTTCTGCGCGCCGTGGCTGGTGAACCGTATCGGCGCCAAGAACGGTCTGATTTTCGCCGGCATGGTGATGGCGATGCGCATGGTGGCCTCTGGCCTGGTGGAGGGGCCGCTGCTGATCTCCATTACCAAACTGCTGCACGCGGTGGAGCTGCCGATACTGCTGGTGGCTATCTTTAAGTACAACAGCATCAACTTTGATAAACGCCTCTCCTCCACCCTCTATCTGGTGGGTTTCGCCTGCACCAGCTCGATCATTGCCAGCGTCTTGTCGCCGCTGGCGGGCTACAGCTATGAAAAATATGGCTTCGCCCAGTCCTATCTGATCATGGGCCTGCTGGTGTTCTGCACCACCT
This window encodes:
- a CDS encoding sugar porter family MFS transporter, with the protein product MTSISNDSALTPRTQRDTRRMNWFVSIAAAVAGLLFGLDIGVISGALPFITDHFTLSSQLQEWVVSSMMLGAAIGALFNGWLSFRLGRKYSLMAGAVLFVAGSIGSAFAASVEVLLIARVVLGVAVGIASYTAPLYLSEMASENVRGKMISMYQLMVTLGIVLAFLSDTAFSYSGNWRAMLGVLALPAVILIILVVFLPNSPRWLAEKGRHIEAEEVLRMLRDTSEKARDELNEIRESLKLKQGGWALFKVNRNVRRAVFLGMLLQAMQQFTGMNIIMYYAPRIFKMAGFTTTEQQMIATLVVGLTFMFATFIAVFTVDKAGRKPALKIGFSVMALGTLVLGYCLMQFDNGTASSGLSWLSVGMTMMCIAGYAMSAAPVVWILCSEIQPLKCRDFGITCSTTTNWVSNMIIGATFLTLLDAIGAAGTFWLYTVLNVAFIGVTFWLIPETKNVTLEHIERNLMAGEKLRNIGNR
- a CDS encoding LacI family DNA-binding transcriptional regulator, translated to MASLKDVAKLANVSLMTVSRALNTPERLKPETLARVQAAIAETNYVPDLSAKKIRGARATPSTIGVLALDTVTTPFSVEITLSIEETARAHGWNSFVVNMFSDDSPEAVVDLLLSHRPDGIIFTTMGLRQVPLPDKLLTLPCVLANCESLSQPVASYIPDDEQGQYDAVKALLAAGYRHPLCLHLPASQLATIRRRQGLERACREAGIEPDHLIHSYMGQGDEHYHDIPAVVLAHIREGKPGFDSVICGNDRIAFMVYQTLLGQGLRIPQDVAVVGYDNMVGIGDLFLPPLSTVQLPHYDIGRLSALHIIHGDNHRETRKVASPWLPRASH
- a CDS encoding MFS transporter — encoded protein: MMKAHHSHSYPLLSALLFFFFVTWSSSGSLLSIWLHQEVGLKAGDTGIIYAVLSVSALFAQVCYGFIQDKLGLRKHLLWYITALLILSGPAYLLFGHLLKINVLLGSIFGGIYIGLTFNGGIGVLESYTERVARQSQFEFGRARMWGSLGWAVATFFAGLLFNINPQLNFLVASCSGLVFFILLARLRVSSAPHAMQEAVSGGKVTLEDALRLLTLPRFWALVFFVIGTCIYGVYDQQFPVYFSSQFATLQEGNEMYGYLNSFQVFLEAAGMFCAPWLVNRIGAKNGLIFAGMVMAMRMVASGLVEGPLLISITKLLHAVELPILLVAIFKYNSINFDKRLSSTLYLVGFACTSSIIASVLSPLAGYSYEKYGFAQSYLIMGLLVFCTTFISIFLLRSGKSSADPLVSQPTAI